One Malaclemys terrapin pileata isolate rMalTer1 chromosome 21, rMalTer1.hap1, whole genome shotgun sequence DNA window includes the following coding sequences:
- the MRPL24 gene encoding 39S ribosomal protein L24, mitochondrial translates to MRLTALLAMAAKMKLPPDYRHGIYRPWTAVAKALNPPGRRRKKVFVEPISKEDWKVFRGDTVEILIGKDAGKQGMVIQVIRARNWVFVQGLNTHYHYMGKTADYPGMYITSEAPLLLRQIALVDPTDRKPTEVEWRYTEEGERVRVSLRTGRIIPAPVHQRRDGIIPEQWKDGPKDTSVDDALDRTYQPSLKIFEEEILELQGIVETRRARKSYWY, encoded by the exons ATGCGTCTGACCGCCTTGCTTGCCATGGCGGCTAAGATGAAGCTGCCCCCGGACTATCGCCACGGCATCTACCGGCCCTGGACGGCCGTGGCCAAGGCCCTCAACCCCCCCGGGCGGAGACGCAAGAAGGTGTTTGTGGAGCCCATCAGCAAGGAGGACTGGAAAGTGTTCCGTGGGGACACG GTGGAGATATTAATCGGGAAGGATGCCGGGAAGCAAGGAATGGTGATCCAGGTCATCCGAGCTCGCAACTGGGTCTTTGTGCAAGGTTTGAATACG CATTACCACTACATGGGGAAAACCGCCGATTACCCGGGGATGTACATCACCAGCGAGGCACCCTTGCTGCTCCGACAGATTGCCCTGGTCGACCCTACGGACAG GAAGCCCACCGAGGTGGAGTGGCGCTACACCGAAGAGGGTGAGCGAGTGAGGGTGTCTCTGCGAACCGGCAGGATCATCCCTGCACCCGTCCACCAGCGCCGGGACGGCATCATCCCAGAGCAGTGGAAAG ATGGGCCAAAGGACACCTCAGTGGATGATGCGCTGGACAGGACCTACCAGCCATCCCTGAAAATATTCGAAGAAGAAATCCTGGAGCTGCAGGGCATCGTGGAGACGCGCCGAGCCAGGAAGTCCTATTGGTATTAG